A window of Ananas comosus cultivar F153 linkage group 4, ASM154086v1, whole genome shotgun sequence contains these coding sequences:
- the LOC109709071 gene encoding uncharacterized protein LOC109709071: protein MALVLNLGQFKSFLGTSKILGKFGPGRRARERARAGREREREELCCARNRENERKRKKREGGFCDQIGRGKYGGDNRGCGKIERRGLPRAQRFVHCHIYNQIDSSFTTSSSRSNQSTPLCHCGLPCTIKTSWTQNNPGRRFYGCPRYRMQESNTCNYFGWYDPQFTSRSISMVNGLLESNNKLREEAAVAAKRKRRKLTIFVMYGIVSGIMWSSCYNLCGKGT, encoded by the exons ATGGCTCTTGTTCTGAATCTTGGTCAG TTTAAGAGTTTCCTTGGAACGTCTAAGATCTTGGGCAAATTTGGTCCAGGAAGGAG ggcgcgagagagagcgagggcaGGGCGCGAGAGGGAGCGAGAGGAGTTGTGCTGTGCTAGAAACAGGGAGaacgagaggaagagaaagaagcgcGAAGGCGGATTCTGCGATCAAATTGGACGCGGCAAGTACGGAGGCGACAATCGAGGATGCGGCAAAATTGAACGACGTGGTTTACCCCGAGCTCAACGATTCGTACACTGCCACATATATAACCAG ATAGATTCAAGCTTTACAACTTCGAGCAGTCGAAGCAACCAATCCACACCGCTCTGCCATTGTGGATTGCCCTGTACGATTAAGACCTCTTGGACACAAAACAATCCGGGTCGGAGATTTTATGGCTGTCCAAGATATAGG ATGCAGGAGAGTAACACTTGTAATTATTTTGGGTGGTACGACCCACAATTTACGAGCCGGAGTATCTCAATGGTTAATGGTTTACTAGAAAGCAATAATAAGTTGCGGGAAGAAGCCGCAGTtgcagcaaaaagaaaaagacggAAATTGACCATTTTTGTCATGTATGGGATAGTAAGTGGGATAATGTGGTCATCCTGCTATAACTTGTGTGGCAAGGGTACATGA